From Carassius gibelio isolate Cgi1373 ecotype wild population from Czech Republic chromosome B21, carGib1.2-hapl.c, whole genome shotgun sequence, the proteins below share one genomic window:
- the LOC127985743 gene encoding anaphase-promoting complex subunit 13 — MDSEVQRDGRVLDLTDDAWREDRLPYEDVTIPLSELPEAEQDNGGSTESVKEQEMKWSDLALQSLHENTPNIGT, encoded by the exons ATGGACAGTGAAGTGCAGAGAGATGGAAGAGTTCTCGATCTCACAGATGACGCCTGGAGAGAAGACAGACTGCCATATGAAGATGTCACAATCCCACTG AGTGAACTTCCAGAAGCAGAGCAAGACAACGGCGGATCGACCGAGTCCGTCAAAGAGCAAGAGATGAAGTGGTCAGATCTCGCCCTGCAGAGTTTGCATGAAAACACCCCTAACATTGGTACTTAG
- the LOC127985740 gene encoding rho GTPase-activating protein 32 isoform X8: protein MKSRPTKQKLKQRGILRERVFGCDLGEHLLNSGHDVPQVLKSCTEFIEKHGVVDGMYRLSGIASNIQKLRHEFDSEQIPDLTKDVYIQDIHCVGSLCKLYFRELPNPLLTYQLYEKFSEAVSAATDEERLIKIHDVIQQLPPPHYRTLEFLMRHLSHLATFSYVTNMHTKNLAIVWAPNLLRSKQIESACFSGTAAFMEVRIQSVVVEFILNHVDVLFSPKLSSLIREGTGHNSLSRPKSLLVPSPSTKLLTLEEAQARTQAQINSPITADSKYIEVGEGPAALQGKFHTVIEFPTERKRQPIKSKKSPVGSWRSFFNLGKSSSMSKRKLHRNPSEPNELKAMALAGGRGDTGTLRSAKSEESLTSLHNVEGESKVYRPRRPRSSSDALSASFNGGLLDSRQHCNSYDNLGQGDSDGDDGPISVPALISPPRSADDVDLSPPDIGMASLDFDPMSFQCSLPLAETSIFSLDTDENSLKRSPGSASGSEPVSPVRAKVTSHSVSPDHSPALKDRNKLTPASFSEKAPVQSLESSEKSAVVTPLSISESAASMIRKAPESTVLQPSSPPSPLDSPAKLSSLSRSTDLPLSEAIQQELLSKAATFESKESKGISSIECSQPQQVTCSQDQPGAVALDSPKGNVPVSSVPLIPPPPPPKNAARMLALALAESAQQASILSQRQSSGPPTPVSPVKPQELLETMDWPPPLSLPSQPSLEEAAVEASKRSAPMSSPPSTPTEKLNCSVSLHLNTAESGKPSSISCNSQEVISPETPSHSAMPSSQPIQVSQTQKSPERQQPAVGQTPVSTDKTTTTITTPAISSKDTVIQQPSSEIHMTEMVMPPKPIKMPDQPVAILQPQPQIQTQPHAAIRSQPQVQSHSQSQAQPQFQPKSQPNARVAPTPAAPLEPVEKPWEAIKPVHPKADSASQHHTQGVTPPTPPVRSIESKLAMAALYNTEAANPANFHTILEASMKGSVEETPPQSHPSHRRASTHQSGYIYHSKGDPALLEPTTEAYYHQRVSPSGQATMAYHYRPESVPPHVSYVSKSEPQISYRGHGDGRYNTIGPRSYHQSIKSRGPLRNEYISPGSLHHSHGYSQVDGPTVYPTIRRVHSLHVPPTTIRSTPVTRTEVPPDDELFYYQRPVYHCKSHQPASQADYHVTQLQPYFENGRVQYRYSPYSGSHVLDAPFYDVDHYGTIRLRHVHSFSGRDSAPLPRSAAKSGAYHFLSRHFIPLKEHGFVSRDIPPYGGSKGSVYFAWDPDEAERLRIHSIRRESRARQKVKGSVMSQYDNIGPYMPMDIDMLHMRSKSDSGKTVLMAAESKEARYNINPGSQHASRHLISEPDVLMYMETEKHCQGNGMGDKTTKQGSSRTYSSIHSHQSQLPPRSLQHLPEGGYHDLKFEPGEKQPSSKHWHEHSESRTAQPRYERSDLDRHICRVKATSSASEDEQAVPVKPAPPPKPERSHSVRERQHYNQSSLPSHLPDNSDLSGSYSHQSQGQSQSNITFQSHYDNLDDYHPVPQSQTSLSNRGGSSSYHSPGFSTPHSNLAYSTALGQGTFIQAELSVRRPETEINAE from the exons AGGCTGTGTCAGCAGCCACAGACGAGGAGAGGCTGATCAAAATACATGATGTCATTCAGCAGCTGCCGCCCCCACACTATAG GACTCTTGAGTTTCTTATGAGGCATCTTTCACACTTGGCAACCTTCAGCTATGTAACAAACATGCATACGAAGAATTTGGCCATCGTTTGGGCCCCCAACTTATTGAG GTCAAAGCAAATCGAATCAGCTTGCTTCAGCGGCACAGCAGCCTTCATGGAGGTGCGAATACAGTCTGTTGTGGTGGAGTTTATTCTCAACCATGTGGATGTTCTCTTCAGCCCCAAACTGAGCTCACTCATACGAGAGGGAACAG GACACAACTCTTTGTCTCGGCCTAAATCTTTGCTGGTACCCTCTCCATCCACAAAGCTGCTGACACTAGAAGAGGCACAGGCACGTACTCAGGCCCAGATCAACTCGCCCATCACTGCAGACAGCAAGTACATCGAGGTGGGAGAGGGTCCCGCAGCCTTACAGGGAAAATTCCACACGGTCATTGAATTCCCTACTGAGAG GAAAAGACAGCCAATAAAGTCTAAAAAGTCTCCAGTTGGCAGTTGGCGGTCTTTTTTCAACTTGGGCAAGTCTTCCTCAATGTCTAAAAGAAAACTACACCGCAATCCCAGTGAACCAAACGAACTCAAGGCCATGGCATTGGCTG GAGGAAGAGGAGACACCGGTACTCTTCGGTCTGCCAAAAGTGAGGAGTCTCTCACCTCTTTACATAACGTTGAAG GAGAGTCTAAGGTGTACAGGCCACGCAGACCTCGCTCCAGCAGCGATGCTCTCTCTGCTTCCTTCAATGGTGGCCTGCTGGATAGCAGACAACACTGTAACTCATATGACAACCTGGGCCAAGGGGACAGTGATGGGGATGATGGACCAATCTCTGTGCCTGCTCTCATCTCCCCGCCACGTTCCGCTGACGATGTGGACCTGAGCCCCCCCGACATTGGCATGGCCTCTTTAGACTTTGACCCCATGTCTTTCCAGTGTAGCCTTCCTCTGGCAGAGACTTCCATTTTCTCGCTTGACACAGATGAAAACAGTCTGAAGAGGAGCCCGGGCAGTGCCAGTGGCTCAGAGCCAGTCTCGCCAGTCAGAGCTAAAGTTACGAGTCATTCTGTGTCTCCAGACCACAGTCCAGCCTTAAAGGATAGAAATAAACTGACCCCTGCATCCTTCTCAGAGAAAGCTCCAGTTCAATCCCTTGAGAGCAGTGAGAAGTCAGCTGTTGTGACTCCTCTAAGCATCTCTGAATCGGCTGCATCCATGATAAGGAAAGCACCAGAGAGCACTGTACTTCAGCCCTCTTCCCCTCCATCTCCACTCGACTCTCCTGCAAAATTGAGCTCTCTGTCAAGATCCACCGATCTGCCCCTGAGTGAAGCCATTCAACAAGAGCTTCTTTCTAAAGCTGCTACCTTTGAGAGTAAAGAGAGTAAAGGCATATCAAGCATTGAATGTTCACAGCCACAACAGGTCACCTGCTCTCAAGATCAGCCAG GAGCCGTAGCTCTGGACTCGCCAAAGGGCAATGTCCCTGTCAGCTCTGTGCCCCTCAtacctccccctcccccaccaaAGAACGCTGCCCGCATGCTTGCTCTAGCTTTAGCTGAATCTGCCCAGCAGGCCTCTATTCTCTCTCAGAGGCAATCCTCTGGACCCCCTACACCAGTGTCCCCCGTTAAGCCACAAGAGTTACTGGAGACCATGGACTGGCCTCCTCCTCTTTCCTTGCCATCACAGCCATCCCTGGAGGAAGCTGCAGTCGAAGCATCAAAGAGATCTGCTCCTATGTCTTCACCACCCTCCACCCCAACTGAGAAGTTAAACTGCTCTGTCAGTCTGCACCTCAACACAGCTGAGAGCGGGAAGCCATCCAGCATTTCTTGCAATAGCCAGGAAGTTATCTCTCCAGAGACCCCAAGCCACAGTGCTATGCCTTCTAGTCAACCTATTCAAGTTTCCCAAACACAAAAAAGCCCAGAAAGGCAGCAGCCAGCTGTGGGCCAGACACCTGTGAGCACAGACAAAACCACTACCACAATCACCACACCAGCTATCAGCAGCAAGGATACTGTCATTCAGCAACCCAGCTCTGAG ATCCATATGACTGAAATGGTAATGCCACCAAAACCCATAAAGATGCCAGATCAGCCAGTCGCAATTCTCCAGCCTCAGCCACAAATACAGACTCAACCTCATGCAGCCATTCGGTCTCAGCCTCAAGTTCAGTCTCATTCTCAGTCACAAGCACAGCCGCAGTTTCAGCCTAAATCTCAGCCCAATGCTAGAGTTGCACCAACCCCTGCAGCACCTCTTGAACCTGTGGAAAAACCATGGGAAGCCATAAAGCCTGTCCATCCAAAAGCAGATAGTGCTTCTCAACACCATACTCAGGGAGTGACGCCGCCAACACCCCCAGTTCGTTCTATTGAAAGTAAATTAGCAATGGCTGCTCTCTATAACACTGAGGCTGCTAACCCCGCCAACTTTCATACCATCTTAGAAGCATCCATGAAAGGCTCAGTGGAGGAGACTCCCCCGCAATCTCATCCATCTCACCGTAGGGCTTCCACTCATCAGTCAGGTTACATTTACCACTCAAAAGGGGATCCTGCCCTACTGGAGCCCACCACAGAGGCGTATTACCATCAGCGGGTATCCCCTTCAGGTCAGGCTACGATGGCATACCATTACAGACCAGAGAGTGTTCCACCACACGTTTCTTATGTGTCGAAATCAGAGCCACAGATCTCCTATAGAGGCCACGGTGATGGCCGATACAATACAATTGGACCTAGGTCCTACCACCAGTCTATCAAATCTCGTGGCCCTCTGagaaatgaatacatttctcCAGGCTCACTGCACCACTCCCATGGCTACAGCCAAGTAGATGGACCAACCGTGTACCCAACAATCCGCAGGGTCCACTCCCTACATGTGCCTCCTACCACTATCCGCTCAACGCCGGTCACCAGAACCGAGGTTCCACCAGATGATGAGTTATTTTACTACCAGCGCCCAGTCTACCACTGCAAATCTCACCAACCAGCCTCTCAAGCCGACTACCACGTCACACAGCTACAGCCTTATTTTGAGAATGGAAGAGTTCAGTACCGCTATAGCCCTTACTCTGGCTCTCATGTTCTGGATGCCCCTTTCTACGATGTGGACCATTACGGTACGATCCGCTTACGGCATGTCCATTCCTTTAGTGGTCGGGATAGTGCCCCTCTCCCTCGGTCTGCAGCCAAATCTGGAGCCTACCACTTCCTTTCAAGGCATTTCATTCCTTTAAAGGAGCATGGCTTCGTAAGCAGAGACATACCACCTTATGGTGGTTCAAAAGGGAGTGTTTACTTTGCATGGGATCCAGACGAAGCAGAGAGGCTTCGCATACACTCTATCCGCAGGGAAAGCCGTGCAAGACAAAAGGTGAAGGGTTCTGTTATGTCTCAGTATGACAACATAGGACCCTACATGCCAATGGATATAGACATGTTACACATGCGCAGCAAATCAGATTCCGGCAAAACTGTATTGATGGCAGCTGAGAGCAAGGAAGCCAGATATAATATCAATCCTGGATCTCAGCATGCTTCCAGGCACTTGATCTCCGAACCAGATGTCCTGATGTATATGGAAACAGAGAAGCACTGTCAAGGAAATGGGATGGGGGATAAGACCACCAAACAAGGCAGCTCCAGGACCTACTCGTCCATCCATTCACATCAATCGCAACTTCCACCACGAAGCCTGCAGCACTTACCAGAGGGTGGCTATCATGACCTGAAGTTTGAACCTGGGGAAAAGCAACCGAGCAGTAAACATTGGCATGAACACTCCGAGAGCAGAACCGCCCAACCTCGTTACGAAAGGTCAGATTTGGATCGCCACATATGCAGGGTTAAAGCCACGAGCAGTGCCAGTGAAGATGAACAAGCAGTTCCTGTGAAGCCAGCTCCTCCACCCAAGCCAGAGAGATCCCATAGCGTTAGAGAGCGACAGCATTACAACCAATCCAGTCTTCCCTCACATCTACCAGACAATTCAGACCTCAGTGGATCCTACTCTCATCAGTCACAGGGACAAAGTCAAAGTAACATTACTTTTCAGTCACACTATGACAACCTGGATGACTACCATCCGGTACCTCAGTCCCAAACCTCACTATCAAATCGGGGTGGTTCCAGCTCCTATCACAGCCCTGGTTTCTCAACTCCACATAGTAATCTTGCATACTCCACTGCCTTGGGACAGGGCACCTTCATACAGGCTGAGCTTTCAGTGCGGAGGCCAGAGACAGAGATTAATGCGGAGTAA
- the LOC127985742 gene encoding lathosterol oxidase, with the protein MDLVLNFADYYFFTPYVYPSSWPEDEALRQIIGLMVVTNLGAAILYLGLGALSYFFIFDHKLMQHPQFLENQVQREIKYALWSLPWISVPTVALFFAEVRGYSKLYDSVDESPFGWSGLIFSMISFLFFTDMCIYWVHRFLHHKLIYKYFHKPHHVWKIPTPFASHAFHPLDGFLQGLPYHIYPFFFPLHKILYLVLYVFVNIWTISIHDGDYRVPSLMEHIINGSAHHTDHHLFFDYNYGQYFTLWDRIGGSYRYPSALMGKGPHDHIKKLMAEGKLNSNGVNSQTNNNKNGVHVKKE; encoded by the exons ATGGACCTTGTGCTCAACTTTGCAGATTATTACTTCTTCACTCCGTATGTGTATCCCTCATCCTGGCCGGAGGACGAGGCTCTGCGGCAGATCATCGGCTTGATGGTGGTCACCAACCTGGGTGCTGCGATCTTATATCTAGGCCTGGGTGCTCTGAGCTACTTCTTCATTTTTGACCACAAATTAATGCAACACCCTCAATTTCTGGAG AACCAGGTGCAACGTGAAATAAAATATGCTCTGTGGTCTTTGCCCTGGATCAGTGTACCAACAGTAGCATTGTTTTTCGCCGAGGTCAGAGGATACAGCAAACTGTACGACAGTGTAGATGAATCGCCATTTG GATGGTCAGGACTGATTTTCAGCATGATCTCTTTCCTGTTTTTCACTGACATGTGCATTTACTGGGTTCACAGATTCCTTCACCACAAGTTGATATATAAG TATTTTCACAAACCACATCATGTGTGGAAGATCCCCACTCCGTTCGCCAGCCACGCTTTCCACCCCTTGGACGGATTTCTTCAGGGCCTGCCATACCACATCTACCCTTTCTTCTTCCCCCTACACAAGATTCTCTACTTAGTCCTGTATGTGTTCGTCAACATATGGACCATTTCCATCCACGACGGAGACTACCGCGTGCCCAGTCTGATGGAACACATCATCAACGGTTCAGCTCACCACACAGACCACCACCTCTTCTTCGACTACAACTACGGGCAGTACTTCACCCTGTGGGACCGCATCGGAGGCTCCTACCGCTACCCTTCAGCCTTGATGGGGAAGGGGCCGCACGACCACATTAAAAAACTGATGGCAGAAGGGAAGCTGAACTCAAACGGCGTAAACAGCcagactaataataacaaaaatggtgTTCATGTCAAGAAAGAGTAG